A DNA window from Aquarana catesbeiana isolate 2022-GZ linkage group LG01, ASM4218655v1, whole genome shotgun sequence contains the following coding sequences:
- the LOC141126486 gene encoding E3 ubiquitin-protein ligase TRIM39-like encodes MASAELKKDLECPICLNTFTDPVMLKCGHNFCQDCIGRVLDTQEGSGGYSCPKCREKFQKRPELEPNMRLRNILDLLSAQPSQGYAGVFTYYIDTPIPAVISDLNRKCSVHKKLLEYYCTEDSTLICASCSLDGEHRGHQVETLGEASAMKKRRLRNVLQKLITGKEETEKRVESLQEHRRKVQGKADDETERVAALFRDLRRHLDDLEKRVQSEIYGQAELVSLSLSDIIQQLEIKKEELSRKMGDIEKLCNMTDPLTVLQKSDTGDLCDTEDGDDEDRERHDRLLHDGGDLDLVGISHTLHTGLSDIMSWVNVQKYTGTQVYPPSTTQDKDHINAKPFRRPPQPTPTIQSSHCQAEGPNIGSVLQTSGVWGFMDLLLDVSTACNLLHISDDGKTVSWSSNQNRPETPERFHWPQVMSSQSFSSGRNYWEVDVGESLYWRVGMCYPSIDRKGDQCLIGCNNKSWGLRRFENQYSVMHDRKKLRLPGYVSSNRVRIYLDYEAGLLSFYELCDPIRHLHTFTTTFTEPLHAGVRVGLGACIKISGENEM; translated from the coding sequence ATGGCATCTGCTGAACTGAAGAAGGACCTGGAATGTCCCATCTGTCTGAACACCTTTACAGATCCAGTAATGCTGAAATGTGGTCACAACTTCTGCCAGGACTGTATTGGtcgtgtgttggatacacaggaggggtctggaggttattcctgtcctaAATGCAGAGAAAAGTTCCAGAAGCGGCCTGAACTCGAGCCGAACATGAGATTGCGTAACATACTGGATCTTCTGTCTGCTCAGCCATCTCAGGGGTATGCTGGGGTCTTTACTTACTATATTGACACTCCTATACCTGCTGTGATATCCGATCTGAACAGGAAATGCTCTGTCCATAAGAAACTACtagagtattactgcactgaggactccacCCTTATCTGTGCGTCCTGCAGTTTGGAtggagaacatcggggacaccaggtggagactctGGGTGAGGCCTCTGCGATGAAGAAGAGACGACTgagaaatgttctgcagaaactgattACAGGGAAAGAGGAAACGGAGAAAAGAGTTGAgagtttgcaggaacacaggaggaaagtacaagGAAAAGCAGATGATGAAACGGAGAGAGTCGCTGCcctgttcagagacctcaggagacaTCTGGACGACCTGGAAAAGAGAGTCCAAAGTGAAATCTATGGGCAGGCAGAGCTGGTCTCTCTATCACTTTCTGATATTATCCAacagctggaaataaagaaggaggagctgtccaggaagatgggtGACATTGAGAAGCTGTGTAACATGACagatccactgactgtcctacagaaatcagacacaggtgacttgtgtgatactgaggatggagatgatgaggacagagagagacatgatagactcctccatgatggaggggatctggattTGGTGgggatctcacacacattacacacaggtttatctgatatcatgtctTGGGTAAATGTACAGAAATATACAGGCACACAAGTCTATCCACCTTCTACTACACAGGACAAAGATCACATCAATGCTAAACCATTCAGGAGACCACCCCAACCCACCCCCACCATTCAAAGCTCACACTGCCAGGCTGAAGGACCAAATATTGGGTCTGTACTGCAGACATCAGGGGTGTGGGGGTTTATGGACCTATTACTGGATGTGAGCACAGCttgtaatcttctacatatatcagatgacgGGAAAACTGTATCCTGGTCATCAAATCAGAAtcgcccagaaacaccagagagatttcattggcctcaggtgatgagcagtcagagtttctcctctgGGAGAAATTACTGGGAGGTGGATGTCGGGGAGTCATTATAttggagagtcgggatgtgttaccccagtatagacaggaaaGGAGATCAGTGTCTGATTGGATGTAATAATAAGTCCTGGGGTTTGAGGAGGTTTGAAAATCAGTATTCAGTAATGCATGACAGGAAGAAGCTCCGATTACCCGGCTATGTCTCCAGTAACcgagtcaggatatatctggattatgaggccgggctgCTCTCCTTTTATGAattgtgtgacccgatccgacacctccacaccttcaccaccaccttcactgagcccctccatgctggtgTACGGGTAGGGCTAGGTGCCTGTATAAAGATATCTGGGGAGAATGAAATGTGA